A genomic window from Thermithiobacillus tepidarius DSM 3134 includes:
- the xerD gene encoding site-specific tyrosine recombinase XerD yields MASDPARLAPVLSPETEALIERFLDALWLERNLSANTLSAYRQDLRALATFLQDRGATLQAAGRGELLAFLSEQLLRGAAARSTARGLSSMRRFYRYLLREGMIEADPSLLLEAPKLGRSLPKSLSEAEVECLLQAPDPSTPLGLRDLAMLELLYATGLRVSELVALPLQQLNLDAGVLLIFGKGRKERLVPLGEVAALAVQRYLDEARPVLLKGRLCQALFVTRSATAMTRQRFWQQIRHYARAAGIATEISPHTLRHAFATHLLNHGADLRTVQLLLGHQSLSTTQIYTHVARARLKELHRRHHPRG; encoded by the coding sequence ATGGCCTCTGATCCCGCCCGGCTGGCGCCGGTGCTGAGCCCGGAAACGGAAGCGCTCATCGAGCGCTTTCTGGATGCCCTGTGGCTGGAGCGCAATTTGAGTGCCAACACGCTGAGCGCCTACCGGCAGGACCTGCGCGCGCTGGCCACCTTCCTGCAGGACCGCGGCGCGACGCTGCAGGCGGCCGGCCGCGGCGAGCTGCTGGCCTTTCTGAGCGAGCAGCTGCTGCGCGGCGCGGCGGCCCGCAGCACGGCGCGCGGCCTGTCCAGCATGCGGCGCTTCTATCGCTACCTGCTGCGCGAGGGCATGATCGAGGCCGATCCCAGTCTCCTGCTGGAGGCCCCCAAGCTGGGCCGCAGCCTGCCCAAGAGCCTGAGCGAGGCGGAGGTGGAGTGCCTGCTGCAGGCGCCCGACCCCAGCACGCCCCTGGGGCTGCGCGACTTGGCGATGCTGGAGCTGCTCTACGCCACCGGGCTGCGGGTATCGGAGCTGGTGGCGCTGCCGCTGCAGCAGCTCAATCTGGATGCCGGCGTGCTGCTGATCTTCGGCAAGGGACGCAAGGAGCGCCTGGTGCCGCTGGGAGAGGTGGCCGCCCTGGCGGTGCAGCGCTATCTCGACGAGGCGCGCCCCGTGCTGCTGAAGGGACGCCTCTGCCAAGCCCTGTTCGTGACGCGTTCCGCCACGGCCATGACGCGCCAGCGCTTCTGGCAGCAGATCCGCCACTACGCCCGGGCCGCCGGCATCGCAACGGAAATCTCCCCCCACACCCTGCGCCACGCCTTCGCCACCCACCTCCTGAACCACGGCGCGGACCTGCGCACGGTGCAGCTGCTGCTGGGCCACCAGAGCCTGAGCACGACGCAGATCTATACCCACGTGGCGCGGGCGCGCTTGAAGGAGCTGCATCGGCGGCATCATCCGCGGGGGTAG
- a CDS encoding methylated-DNA--[protein]-cysteine S-methyltransferase, with product METRKAGRHDRAGRGGGRRVQVFASPLGPLVLHDDGHALTALDYGAAQPPPAAADKPSPLAEQALAALQSYFSGPHGPAQADGLMAALPLAPAGTPFQRRVWASLRAIPPGQTRTYGELARELGTSARAVGQACRTNPLAILVPCHRVVAAHGLGGYSGAVQGQELERKTWLLRHEGALRDGL from the coding sequence ATGGAGACGCGTAAGGCCGGCCGGCACGATCGAGCAGGGCGCGGCGGCGGGCGCCGCGTCCAGGTGTTTGCCTCACCTCTCGGCCCGTTGGTCCTCCACGACGACGGCCATGCCCTGACCGCCCTGGATTACGGCGCGGCGCAACCGCCGCCGGCCGCCGCAGACAAGCCTTCCCCCCTCGCCGAACAGGCGCTCGCCGCCCTGCAAAGCTATTTCAGCGGGCCGCATGGCCCGGCCCAGGCCGACGGGCTGATGGCGGCTCTGCCGCTGGCGCCGGCGGGCACCCCGTTCCAGCGGCGCGTGTGGGCGAGCCTGCGCGCCATTCCGCCGGGGCAGACCCGCACCTACGGTGAGCTGGCGCGCGAGCTCGGCACCAGCGCCCGCGCCGTCGGTCAAGCCTGCCGCACCAATCCGTTGGCCATCCTGGTTCCCTGCCATCGGGTCGTCGCGGCTCACGGCCTGGGCGGCTACAGCGGGGCGGTTCAGGGCCAGGAACTGGAGCGGAAGACCTGGCTCCTGCGCCATGAAGGCGCCCTGCGCGATGGCCTCTGA